DNA from Xiphias gladius isolate SHS-SW01 ecotype Sanya breed wild chromosome 9, ASM1685928v1, whole genome shotgun sequence:
TGACCACATCTGGGAATTCGACAGCGCTTGTGTGCGACTACAAAgccagagagaagagaaaaggattTCACAGCTTTGTgaagacgggggggggggtgtctatGTGGACTGACTTCACTAAAAACTTTGCATGAGTCATGCTAAGACATGTCACTTCATTAGCTGTGTTTACCTCCAGATCCCAGGCAGACAGACTCATAACAACAAGAGGAAACTTTCAGCCACACACCAGATCCCTGCTCCGGCGGAGAATAACAAATAGGTCATTGTTAAGCACGGTTTGGGACTATTGTTCCACCTATCCACAGCCAAAACTAATACTCACTCAATGTATACACTTTATACtgtgttactgtactgtacagatGATGGGAGAATGAGCAGAGGAATTCTAGACCTGCTCATGGTATTTTGTAGAGTGCTGGGAAAACTTATTTATTGTTGAATAGTGATGCAGCCTGGTGCAAACTGAAACATGTCGGAACATTTGGTCATAGTCACACCTTTCCCGCACtatgaggggagaaaaagcCTTGCTCTGGTAGCCTTGGTGTGTCTCCAAGGCCCCCACGGTGTGTTTAGTTTGTACTCGGGTCATCCATCACACAAGCTCCTCGGTGGCGGGGAGACTCATCTCTCACCCCCGCTGAGACTCAATCTGGAGGTTGGAAGATCTCTCCATTGTGCCTGCAGCCTCCCGCAGGCATGCGGGTATAATCTGACTACATTTTATAGCACTTTGTTCATGGCACTGGGATGTGGTTCTGAGCTAAACATCAACCGTATTATTGTGATAAGAAAGACAGGGGGAATGTAtccattttattcatttctgctATCATGATTCAGTGAGGAACATGACTTGGACAACAGACTATCTAAATGGATTGGTATTGATTCAGACCAATCATATACGCCTCTGAAATTATATTGACTCCCCTGCTGTTCCCTGTAGAGAGCCCGTAAATAGCTGGCAGCTCTCCTATAAATCAACTctcaaatttaacatttactgatGTGACATACAGCATTTGAGTGGGTTTTTGAGTCAGGAAATACTTTTGTGTCTCAGCTCCCCCTTCCAAAGAACAGCCtgccttctctcctcctcctctcttgtccTGCCAACTCCCTCCCAGCTGTATAATTCATGTGGCATTGTATTTATTGTGCAAACACACAGTGCGGGAGCCCATGTTAGGTAAGAACAGGCTGTGGCGTCAAACACCTTAGGCCTGACAGGGGAGAGCTTAAGCCCTGCACTGcacagctgctgaaaacaagtAGCCAAGCACACAGGCACCGGAGAGAAGCCGGGGATCATTGTGTAACTATTCGTTTTCACAGTCCACAGACCTTATAATGAAGAGAATTTTATCAAAGGTACCCAGTGGGAGAAGAATGTCAACCTTTACACAGTTGGCAATTATGAGATTCCATCTGTGTTGCTTAAAAGCAGTGGAAATTGTGCTGTCTCATAAAAGAGCAGTCTCGGTAAGGGAGGGCTGTCAGGTTTAGATACACAGCTACAGCTGGCTCAAGGAACATCAAAATGTCATTGGTGAGGAGCAAGGAACACAACCAGTGACAGGTGTGTCCCTCCGCCACGGTGACTATCTAGCTCTGTTTAACCCTGTAGTGGGAAGAGCGGAGCCAAATgtggtttcatttcagtgttgACTCTGCTGGCAGCAATATTTACGCAGACTACTGAGCATTATCATCACAATAGACTCCTTGTTCAGCCATAGGTTTCATGCATGACTGAGTTTAACCTCTGAGCAAAGAGGAGCTTTAAGAGGGATTGGCTTCATGTAAAACGGACATGAACACATATGTCAGTCTTTACACCTTCAACCATATTAATGTTAGAACTTTCCCCTATTATTGCAGGAATCGTGCCTTCCAACAAACAGGGTTCTCAAAAGATATTTTAGCTAAAACCTCTTCGAATAAAATAGTCCAACGCACATGAAAGGCAAACCACTACCGTAAATAGAACCCTGCGGTTGATTGAGCCCAAGATTATCCAATCAGAGCAGTAGTTGGGATAGTTGTTGATGACGAAACCGTGCGTAGCCAATAGAAACACATTCCTGGGTGTTGACCTCTGTGAACCGcatcaccacctcctccatGTCCGTGGCGGAGGACTactataaaaacaaatcagcccAAGTTTTAAAGGGCAGAGTTGTAAAAACTCCCAGGCTGTGGGGAGTCGGTTTGGTATCCTGTAAATCGGAATTCAACTGTACCCCACAGAAGCAAAATCGCCTGGAGCACTATAGAGACACAACATCGGCAACATCGTTTTGTATCTCCCTTAGAAGGCTATACTTGAGGCGGTACGAGTGTAACATTTGCTGGACCGGACACTGGCTAGTGCAAGAAGGACCTGCTGTGAATTTCCATGTAAGTAAATATTAGCGTAACGTCGCCATAAAATTCGTTTGTCGGAAACCGAAATAGCCGCGCATTCATTTCTTGATATCTCCTGTTGGGTCTCAAACTGTGACCCTCAATTGTGTTACTGAACGTTTGTCTTACAGTCGAAATATGCAGGCTGTAGCCATCTAGCTAATTAATAAAATGCTACATAGCTTGCAACTGATCAACACGGTCGTCAGTCCAGGTTAAAGAGAAATTTCCTTCTCTGTCGCCGTTAACAGTAACGTTAGCCTCCATTTGCCGTCCGTGCCCGTACATCTTTTGCTTGCTACAGACGTTGTCAGGGCGAGCTAACGCTGATAACCAGCTGGCCGGGCTGAACATTTATGTGGTGTACAGATAGCTAGCCTGCTACATTTCTGTTCACACCCTTCATTAACTTGGCCAGCTAATGCTAGCTGGTCGGTCGTGTCAGAGCCGAACGCGATGAGAAAACAAGTCGTTTATGTATTTTCGCTGTCATCGCGCGATTAAGCAGAGTTTTCGTTTGCTCTGCCGTAGAAACGGGTTTTATGGCCGTGGTTAGACTTTGAATGATGATTATGTAACAGCAACTCTCGTCGCAAGCTCGTACGTGCACCTCCACCGACTGTAGCTCCGCCGGCGCAGAGGAACGCGCTAGAATAGCCTGGGcaggttaaaaacaacattctCCCCCTTCGACGCACGGGCCGGGAGTTTTGCCTCAACACGTCCGCGTGCCAAAGTGAGCCAATCGAAAACCCTTGTGACTATTGACAGCTGCCATCAGACCCACCGCCCTCCGCAGAGGTCAACCATGGTTGCGTTTCTCCGTCACACTAGACCGCCGGGGGAACACGCACTGCTGACACCGTGTAAGAGTCAGTggcctgtgttttatttataaaagcTGATATTGTACATCTGAGATGCAGCACTGCTGTTTGGAGAGGGCGGTGGATGGTGGAGAGCGGGTACTATGGGTTAATCCAGATGACATGTCATTGGTCACTAAATGTgtctaatttgatttttttattttatttatttatttatttatttattttataaaagacCGGAATCAGTctgttcatttcttttcctttcaggATCCTGAATCTAACCCTGCTGCAGGAAGGATATTCACTTTTGCAACAAGTACTCAGTCAGAGTTTTTTCATCACACCAATCACTGCTGCCTTGGAGGTTTTTGCAAcgctcagaaaaaaaagcaactctGTAACAGAAAAAGAATCACCCTCGCCACTGAAGCAGCTATGCAGCTTGAAATTCAAGTAGCActcaattttattatttcctatTTATACAACAAACTCCCTCGACGACGTGTGAATATCTTCGGCGAAGAGCTCGAGAGgcagctgaagaaaaaatatgaaggCCACTGGTATCCGGATAAGCCATACAAAGGTTCAGGGTTCAGGTGCATCCATGTAGGGGAGAAGGTGGACCCTGTGGTGGAGCAGGCAGCCAAAGAGAGCGGGCTGGACATCGAAGACGTCCGGAATAATCTCCCTCAGGACCTTAGTGTGTGGATCGACCCGTTTGAGGTTTCCTACCAGATTGGGGAGAAGGGACCGGTCAAGGTGCTTTATGTGGACGATAACAATGAGAATGGGTCAGAGCTGGACAAGGAGATCAAGAACAGCTTTAATCCTGAGGCCCAGGTCTTCATGCCAATCAGTGACCCTGTCGGGGCTTCCTCGGAGTCCAGCTCCCCTTCACCTCCTTTCGGGCAGTCCGCTGCTGTGAGCCCCTCATTCATGCCACGCTCCACCCAGCCCTTAACCTTCACCACTGCCACCTTTGCCGCCACCAAATTTGGCTCCACTAAGATGAAGAGCAGTGGCCGCggtaacaacagcaacagcgGCAGTAGCAGCAAGGTGGCCCGCACCTCCCCTACCAATAACCTGGGTCTGAATGTCAACACCCTACTGAAGCAGAAAGCCATCTCCACCTCCATGCACTCACTGTACGGGCTGGGCCTGGgtcagcagcaacaacaacaacaacaacaacaacaacaacagcagcagcaacaacaacaacaacaacaacaacagcagcagcagcagcaacaacaacaacaacaacaacagcagcagcagaaggccTCTGCTCTTTCCCCTAATGCCAAGGAGTTTGTGTTCCCCAGCCTCCAGGGCCAGGCCAGCCCTGGAACCGTGTTCCCCGGGGAGGGCTCCCTGGGGCTCGGCCCTCTCCAGTACAACAATGCCTTTGACATGTTTGCAGCCTACGGAAGCCTCAACGAGAAGTCTCTTATGGATGGCCTCAACTTCAGTCTGAGCAACATGCAGTATTCTAACCAGCAATTCCAGCCAGTCATGGCTAACTAAACTCATCATCAAGATGTTATTTATGAATGATGGTGGctcaaagagaaggaaaaacaaaacgcACACTTAGAAACCGGACTTTCAAGGATAGTGTCTAGTCAGTCAAGCGCATGTGCccaagggtgttttttttttttgttttttttaatactgtgcCCCCTTGAGTTTGTTTCTACTAAAAGCTTGTTGTACAAACACATCCAAGCTTGGTTACTTCAATTCAACATgcatcattgtttttctttttcctttttgccaaCCAAGCACAAAATTTTTTACTATGTTCAGAAAATACTcctaaaaagtagaaaaaaaaaagaaaatatgagcTTCAAGTTTTGGCCtcttacagtattttacaggTGGTAAGACAAGGCTGATTTTTATGAATTGGCACTACTAAGTGGGGTTACTTGGTCTTTTTCTAattgtataatttaatttagtaCAGAGTTTGTAAGATATCAGAGTATATATTGTTTCTATGACATGGTGTTGCATTTATATCTTTTTACTACTCCAGTGATCTGTGATGGCTGCAGCagcttttccttatttttctttttttaaagataattgTTAAAGAAatccatctttaaaaaaatacatcaactATTCTAAAGATTGTGTACAGAGTATTCCTTAGTGGTGGAATTCAAGTGTAGGAATATTTGCTTTTTCTGAAAGATGAATTGTATTTTCTGTTAAGAGGTTAAAAAGATTTTGCTATACTACGGACAAAATGTAATCGtatgaatattaattttgtaCCTACATTGTGCAATACttgataaaaaatacagtataacaaaGTATTTTGAGTCAGTGTCTTACATGTCAAGAGGGACTGAAATAGTTTATATTGTTAAGTTTGTattaaatgcttaaaaattatatgcttgtctttattttttttaatttcatatttgcACCCTGgtctttttaataaaataaactacagttgAACATGATCTGTGAAAAGCGGActtatttattgcttttttttttttttttttttttaaacacatttttaatatttaaccatTAGCAGGCTTTGCCAGTGGGGAGTCCTCAGCCTAAGGAGATAATAGTGATAGTCACATGCTAGGACTCACCCCTCTGCGTCATCAGTGCAACTAGAAGTTAGAATGGAGAACTTGACTTTGCAATCTGTGTATGTGGCAACATAAAAGCCTCGGGCTCATGTACTGCAGACTTTGGATCTGTTCAGGGTTTGAAGGCGTTGGTTAATGTGTCAGTAATCTGGGGCTGTAGTCATGTGACATCAAGGCTGTGAGGACAGGTGGAGAGCTATTTATGATCTGTAGCACTAATTGTACCAGAGTGAACCATCACATTTCACTTAAAGCCTCATCCCGCctgtctttgtttattttaaggTGGATATGCGTTGGTGTTGCTGTTCACAGTATACATGTTTACAGGCTGGGAGACGTCAGTGACAGCATGGGAGTGTGTGTAGTAGTCACACAGCTGGGCGGTATTATGGGCTTTGAGGTCATGTGAAGGAAAGAACCACGTAAGGAACAAGCCAATCATTCACCAAGGTTTAGAGTTAACTCACAAAAGACATAATCGTGTTTGGAATTCTGTATGAGAAGAaaatagtttgtgtgtttttattcttaaacgattcctcctcccttctttgTCAAATATTTGTTATGTACACAGAAGTCTTGATATGGCTGAGCAAAGTCAGCTGCCTAAACACACCTATTGCCTGTTTTAGATGCTCATACATGGCTAAATTGCACAGGTGTTTATTTCTTTAAGTACCCACCCAGTGAAAAACACTGTGGAAGTGCCCTTTATAGCACTGTTATGTAACTACTTTGATTCTATATGTTCTGTAATGTTGTTTTGGGCTCATATGAAGAGAAAATAGTCTGAATCTATAGTAGTGTTAAATTACCAAAaagctacttttactttacttccCTTTGATCCTGAAGAGAAATATTACTTTCTAGTTGTATTTTTAGAACTTTACACTCCACTACAAGGTGTTGCCACTAGTTACTTTCcaggttaagattttacattaaaaacccACGATAAacttataaaaaaaagtcttgtgaCCTTTTATAAAATCAGTGATTGGTTGGGGCCCCTTGTCAAGTTTTGGATGTCTACGAGTTCTAAGCAATTCCGCCATAGACATTTCCCCCCTAAAGTCTAAAGAGTTTCATTTAAATCGTTTTTTCAAAGGCCCATAACTGGTGAAACTCGGCAatacttcacaaaaaaaaaagctcagattagagaaaaaaaaaaaaatttttaagataaatttGTGTAGGAAAGCTTTGTTATTTGgaactggactaaactacctaaTTGTATATCAAGTAGTTAGACCTGAATCCATCtcgaccaactacaacagtaaaatgatatATATTCATTGATGCATTAGTATTAACAATCTACTCAGGTTTCTATGCTGTATAATAAAACAGCATACGAGTCACAGGGTACATTTAGCCGATAATATGCATGTACTTTCACTGATGTAGGATCTTAAATGCCAGAAgtttacttgtaatggattatttttaatttgttgtattGGTTCTGTTGCTTTATTAATAGACCTGAGTATTTCTTCCGCCACTGCTTGGAAGTGTACGCCTATTTCTGAAGTCTGTTTGTGGTAATGAAATCTAAATCTCAGTTTAGATTGGTGTGGCACAATAAATTGCTCAGAATCCCCGGCATTGCAAATTAATTCCTCTGGGGTTCGGGGGAGCAGCTCGTGGAGGATTAGAAGGGAGAGCAGTTTTTGTGAGTTGCGATTCCACGTTTGTAAGGAACAATCGCATTTCAGACATTCCTGGTAGATGCTGTGTCAATGCCTTTATGAAAAAAGAGATACTGGTCTTTACTTTGCAGATAACACACACCCTTTTCGGTTTATTGTCAACATCCAAAGAGTTTGCAGATTTCATTAGCGTGTGTTAAAGTGAGTGTAATGTCAGTATACTATGGTGGTCAGTTAATACTCTAAGCTGCATATCCACTTGGTTTCTATTTCTGGAACTCTTAAGTATTCAAAGCAAAGTTCATTTTGCATTGTGCTCACTGCTTTAATTAATTGGGTTGGCTTGTATCAGAGACACTATTTTAGTCCTCAGCTCAAATTGTTGCTTTTCAATAGGTATTGAAGTTGTTCAAGCCTTTCAGTCCGAGTGGAAAACaatattcaaacacaaacacacacacacacacacacacacacacacacacacacacacacacacacacacacacacacacacacacacacacacacacacacacacacacacacacacacacagttccacATGACCACCTCAGCTCTCTGGGATAAACAGGCCCACAGATGGTCTGGTGTCACACCAGCTGGGAGACTCCCAGGGTGTGGGTTGTTGCCTTGCTGTGACTCCATCTTGTCTGTTCCAGAGTGTGCTCTCACCCTGCTTCAGAGAGATACATTCCTAACATGAGCTTGACATATTACACCCAGGTCCTTATCATACTGTATCTCTCACACACCCAGCAGTGCATTCAACATGTAGgatgtgtgtttgctctgaAGGGGAATGGCAGCAAAGAATTGCCATAATAACTAAAATTTTATTAATACCTAACTGTGAAAAATTAATAACAgtgttcaaattttaaattggTAAATTTGGTAAATttgcttattcgctttcttgacTGATCCTACTGTCATGCCTGTACGGTAAATTTGTTGCTACATCCGGCAGCCGGTGAGCaaagcttagcataaagccttggaacagggggaaacagctaaggTGACTCTTTACAAAGGTAACGAAATCCACccaccagcacctttaaagtttagcaaaaaatgaaaatctgaattttattGCAACTGAATATCTAATTGTGAAAATTAAGATTCCATGTTGAGATGTTAAggattagtttgacattttggaaaataggCCTACACTTCTTTGTTAGTTACAGTTAAATGTGAGGGatgataccactttcatgtacactaaacatgaagctactgccagcagctagttagcatagcatagcataaagactggaaacagggggaaacagctaggcTGGCTCTATCTGAAGGTAAAAACAAATCCACCTAACAGCACTGCTAAAGTTCACTAATGACCATGTTATGTGTCTTTATTTAATCTAATGTTCTGGTTTTACAGGGGGGGggtatgtgctggactatttcttggccagatGCAGTAACTTCCTGTAATCTTATTTTAATTGTgacaatgtgttgtttttacttaggttttttttgtacaaatgaaACGAATGCGATATAAGATATTAATAAGtaaactttagaggtgctggtaggttgattttgttagctttggacagagccagactagctgtttccccttgtttccagttttcatGCTAAGGTAAATAGCTGCTGGCTGTAGATTCATTATTACAATACACAATACTATACATTGGGGTTTTGTGGCGTTTATATGCAGCCCGTTTTCTTAGCTGGTAGCAGTGACCtactggagtctctgctggttgcctggcaacttcTCCCAGCCACAAAATAGAtagagtcaggctagctgtttccagctgtttccagtctttgtgctaaactaagctaaccacctGCTTGCTGCAGCATACAGGCACAAGAGTGGTAtcaaccttctcatctaactcttggcaggaACATATGAAGGGTATTTCcgaaaatatcaaactattccttttagGTATTCAGTAGTGATTACGTTTTACATGAGGTATCCGCTTGCTTATAAGATTCAAATCCTCGTGGCCTTCCTTTGCTTCCATAAATATCCTTTGGAAAGGCTGTTTCATCTCATCTCTAAAAAGGTgatcactttttgtttttagaacaattgaaaataaatgctgatgagatgagatgaagtCACTTTGTTCTCTTCTAAACAATTACTGAAGCAAGTAAAACTGCAATGGAAATAGTTAAACTAAATCCTGTGCCACATAATAGCTGATGCGCTGTAAACGTGTTTAGAAGACAATGGTCAAGCCAGAGTGAATCATCCTAAACTGCAGATGatacatttcaaatgtgttttaacGAGAACACAATGCCAAAAGAACAGGGGGGGAAGGCCACCATGTTTTGGATTGTAGTTGATACCAGATGAGGATTTTAGATCAGTGGGCCAGAGGTGAATCATGGAGAATATTACACTTTTTCCATCCTGTCTCAGATTTTCAATAGGTGCTGCTAGGTTTCGACCTTGATCAAGATTCACAGTTCTATATTAAGCCTGTGATCAGAGCTGTTGCCTTCATAAACGATAGGAAGTGGGGATAGCACCTGTTCCTGGTTATTGAGTTTGGCATGTACAGGACGGCGATGACATTTGAGAGGCTCGTGGGCCAGAGATACCGCCACAAGAGCAGGAGGCACATCTGCAATTCAAGGAAGCTTAATGTTTAACTTGATtgaaagggggggaaaaaagaccagagagaggagaagataaAGCGGTTATAAAAAAGCTCTACCCAGTCTGTGTTATTCGCTGATAAAGCCAGCGCTGAAGCTTTAATGAATACAGGCTGTGCTGTGTTTGGCCAGGACAGAACCTCAGTCAGTCACTGCTTTCAAGTGCTGCCAAGTCATTTTAGTGGGGATCATCCATTCGACCCTATTCTTATTCCAAGCCAGACAATCATTCACCCCAAAAGCACCACATCTCAGCAATATGGAGTCATAATCCATATTTTATTGTGGCTCTATAAGCctgagaggaaaggaaaaagttGAATGTATTGTTGCTGTtgcactttctctctcctgcactGCCTTTTcgtctctgtttgttttggtgtgaaGGCGCAGTTGAAGGTTACAGTACCGAAAGGGTGGTGCACATTTTAATAGGTTTAAAAATAGACCTTGTAGGGTTTCTGCGTCATCATAGGAGAATCCTCGCTTCTCATACTagccctcctccctcctcctcccaccaaCCAACCATGCCTGACTTCACAACAGGGACTGCTTGTATGCAAATGGAACAATTCTTTCCCCTCGCACCTGCATCATAAGCTGCTCTGACGTAACGCCTGAGGAGTGTATAATCTTTTGAGGAACCTGGGTGGGTCCTGCTCTAGAGTTATGAAGTGTATGCTTTCA
Protein-coding regions in this window:
- the tob1b gene encoding protein Tob1b; the encoded protein is MQLEIQVALNFIISYLYNKLPRRRVNIFGEELERQLKKKYEGHWYPDKPYKGSGFRCIHVGEKVDPVVEQAAKESGLDIEDVRNNLPQDLSVWIDPFEVSYQIGEKGPVKVLYVDDNNENGSELDKEIKNSFNPEAQVFMPISDPVGASSESSSPSPPFGQSAAVSPSFMPRSTQPLTFTTATFAATKFGSTKMKSSGRGNNSNSGSSSKVARTSPTNNLGLNVNTLLKQKAISTSMHSLYGLGLGQQQQQQQQQQQQQQQQQQQQQQQQQQQQQQQQQQQQQQQKASALSPNAKEFVFPSLQGQASPGTVFPGEGSLGLGPLQYNNAFDMFAAYGSLNEKSLMDGLNFSLSNMQYSNQQFQPVMAN